The DNA segment TACAACGGTGGAGAAATTAACCAAACCGAGTTAGCTTACATGCAAAATATTTTTTCTTTCGATGAGCGCCATGCTAAAGATATCATGGTGCCACGAACACAAATGATTACGTTGAATGAACCATTTAATGTTGATGAATTATTAGACACAATTAAAGAACACCAATTCACACGCTATCCTATTACTGAAGATGGTGACAAAGACCATATTAAAGGCTTTATCAACGTTAAAGAATTTTTAACGGAATATGCTTCAGGTAAACAGATTAAAGTAAGCAATTATATTCACGATTTACCTATGATTTCTGAAACGACACAGATTAGTGATGCATTAATTCGCATGCAACGTGAACATGTGCATATCAGTTTAATCATTGATGAATACGGTGGTACAGCCGGTATATTAACAATGGAAGACATCTTAGAAGAAATAGTAGGTGAAATCCGTGACGAGTTTGATGACGATGAAGTAAACGATATTGTGAAATTATCTGATGATAAATACCAAATTAATGGACGTGTATTACTCGACGACTTAAACGAACAGTTTGGTATTGAATTTGAAGACTCTGAAGATATTGATACGATTGGTGGTTGGCTACAAGCCCACAATACAAACTTACAGCAAAATGACTATGTAGATACTGAACATGATCGTTGGGTCATTTCTGAAATAGATAATCATCAAATTATTCATGTTATTTTAAAATATGAGTTTAACGATACGCGTCCGACACCTGAAGAAGATGAGGAAGACGAATCAAACGATTAATAAATGTTTTATACGAAATAATATAAATGCTAAAACTGAGACGTGTAATAACGTCTCAGTTTTTTATTTTCGTTTCTAAGCTTAAAGGTATATTTTTATTTTTGAGCATATTAAAATAGATATAATACTGTTCACATAGAAAGTCATATGAATTGTGAAAAAAGTTTATTTGATCAATATATTTTAGGAAATATGTAGAAAGGGGATTACCTATGATTGAAGATATATATTATTTAAATAACGGTTATCCAATGCCAAAAGTAGGACTAGGTGTCTATAAAATCTCTGAAACAGAAATGGAAACAGCAGTAATGCATGCTTTAGAGGTAGGGTATCGTGCTTTCGATACTGCTTATTTTTATAATAATGAACAAGCTTTAGGTCAAGTACTATCAAAATCAGATGTTTCACGTGATGACTTATTTATTACTTCAAAATTATGGAATGATTATCAAGGCTACGACCAAACAATTGAATATTTTAATAAAACACTAAATAATTTAGATACGGATTATTTAGACTTGTTTTTAATTCATTGGCCATGTGAAGAAGATGGATTATTTATTGAAAGTTACAAAGCGATGGAGCAATTATACAAAGAAGGAAAAGTACGTGCTATTGGGGTGTGCAATTTTAAACAACACCACTTAGAACAATTGATGGATGAAACGGAAATCGTACCAGCTGTAAATCAAATTGAGTTCCACCCATACTTTAACCAGTACAAACTACAAAAGTTCTGTGATAAACATGATATTGCAGTAACTGCTTGGATGCCATTAATGAGAAATCAAGGCTTATTAGACGATCCATTAATTACTGATTTAGCTAAACGCTATGATAAAACACCTGCGCAAATAGTATTGCGTTGGCATCTTGCGCATAATCGCATTGTCATACCTAAATCTAAAACACCAGAACGTATCGAAGAAAACTATAATATTTTTGATTTTAATTTAGAATTAACAGATATAGCTGAAATAGATAGTTTAGACAGAGGTGCTAGACAAGGTAAAGACCCGGATGAAGTAAGAATAGGCACATTAAAATAGTAAGCAGTGTATTTTTAATATAGTACCAATGCTTTATAGCCGATGATATCTTCGTAAGAAGGTATCATCGGTTTTATTATATATAAATACTTAATAAGTACCGACTCCTGAGAGGAAAGCACGGGCCGAAGACTCCAGGTAGAGACAGTACCTTAGGAAAGTGAATACATTTTCCAAGGTAAAAAATATAAAAGTTAAAATAAATAGAAGATAAATCTTTAAATGAAAATGTACCGACTCCTGAGAGGAAAGCACGGACCGAAGACTCCAGGTAGAGACAGTACCTTAGGAAAGTGAATACATTTTCCAAGGTAAAAAATATAAAAGTTAAAATAAATAGAAGACAGATCTTTAAATGAAAATGTACCGACTCCTGAGGGAATAGCACAAGCCGAAGACTACAGGCTGAGGCAGTGCCCTAGGAAAGCGAGTACATTTTCCTAAATATATAAGGTGAAATATAGTTTGAAAAGCATTTTTAACAAAATAAAGATTTTAATTGCGACCTTAGTCCGATTTATTGGGAAACAAGTTTAATTGAAGAATGTAAAGGCTATATAAAAATTATGTAAAATTAATTGCTATAGATAGCATTATCATGCAGTAACTTGATAAAGTAATATAAAGCAATAAAGAAGTAACTAAAATGAAGGTGTTAAGGAATGCAATTAAGAGTAATCATACCTTGCTATAACGAAGGTGAAGTTATATTAAAAACGTATCAACGATTAACTGAAATTTTATCAGAAGACAGCCAACAACACCACTACAATTATGACTTGTTATTTATAGATGATGGTAGTAGCGATAATACTATTAATTATATACAAGATGTGGCAAATAAAGACCAACACGTTAAATTCATTTCATTTAGCCGTAATTTCGGGAAAGAGTCAGCCATGATTGCAGGTTACCAACATAGTAGCCATTGTGATGCAGTCGTTATGATTGATGCAGATTTGCAACATCCACCAGAATTAATTCCTCAAATGATTGAAGGTTATATGGATGGATATGATCAAGTTATTGCAAAAAGAGACCGAACAGGCGAAAAGAAATCTCGTAAATTATTAACAAGAATTTATTATCGAGCAATCAACTACTTTGTAGAAGATATTAGACTTGAAGATGGTATTGGAGATTTCAGATTATTAAGTAAAAGAGCAGTAAATTCTTTAACTGACTTAGATGAATGTACGCGTTTCTCTAAAGGACTTTATGCTTGGATTGGCTATAATACGAAAGTATTTACTTATGAAAATGTTGAAAGAGAAGATGGTGACTCCAAATGGTCATTTGGTAAGCTGTTAAATTATGGTATAGATGGACTCATTTCATTTAATACAAAACCATTACGTATGATGATTTATTTAGGGATGTTTGTTTCATTTATCAGTTTGTTATATATAGTATTTATTTTAGCTGGTATTATTTTACACGGTGTCAAAACACCAGGATACTTCTCTACTATAGCAGCTATACTTATGTTAGGAGGAATCCAATTAATTTCAATTGGTGTTATCGGTGAATATATCGGACGTATTTATTATGAAGTGAAAAAACGACCTAAATATATAGTTGAAGCATCCAATTTAAACAAACAGTCATACCAACAATCAAGAGATGAAAGAGAAAGAGATTACCACACTTCAATTACTAATATTAATCAAAAATATTATCAACATGAAATAAAACAACAACCTGTCGAGGAAAAGAAATTAGTCAATCATAAATAATTTAATAAGAGCGAGATGCAAGCATCTATTAAATATAGAAGTTTGCATCTCGCTTTTTTAGTTCTAAGATAGTTATGGACTGAAAATATATTGTTTTTTAATTCCTTGTTTCATTAGAAAAAAAGAGATAGATTCTAGTAAAAGAATCTATCTCTTTCATAATAATATTTAGTTAAACGTATGTCCCATTATTTTTTCTTGTGAATTAATCCGAACACAAGTGAAACAAGTGCAACTAAAATAATTGTTCCGATTAATGCAGGGAATACGTGAATACGGCCGATTTCCCAGCCCCATTGACCAAATAGTTTAGAACCGATGATTGAACCGATAATACCTGCAATGATATTACCAATAATACCACCAGGAATATCTTTACCTAGAATTGCACCAGCAATCCAACCAATTAATCCCCCGATGATTAACATAAGAATAAAACCCATGGTATAACCTCCTTAAATAATATGATAATCATTATATACCACGAAATGTTATAACATAATCAATATTTCTTTGAAAAGAGCTTTTGCCAATATATATATAATAAAAATATGATATGAATAAATAATAATATGTACCAGTAAGGTGTTAAGATAATCATTACTGTAAACGAGATAATAATAAGTGTATGTCCAACGTACAATGGTGCTTTAATACGATTGATTAATTTAAAATATTGCTTTTCTTCTGGTTTGAAAGTGCTATAAAGAAGAATTATAAAGCCTAACATAAATATCGTCGGTGAAAAATAGGGCGCTGACATATAATAGGAATCTTGGCTCGTACCATAAATAAGCAAGAGTGATAAACTAAAAATAATTGAGATAATAAACGCCATATATTTATGTTTGTTAATAGTTGCTGAATGAATAGTTTTATCAATATAAATATGCAAAATGGTCCAAATTAACAATTGAGCTACGGTGCATATAGTTATGTAATCTTGTTTCTCTGCAAAAAAGAGATTGATAAAGGAATTGATAGTAATTGCAATAAGAATAGAGCTGAACTTAAGTTGTGTAAATTTCTGACGATATAAATCTAAACCTAAAATGATAAATACCACAGCAATGTTTATGATAATAAATTGTAGCATGATGCTCTCCTAACCAATGTACTTCATTCCAATA comes from the Staphylococcus hsinchuensis genome and includes:
- a CDS encoding hemolysin family protein — translated: METATIINLVIFFLLIALTTVFVGSEFALVKVRSTRIEQLASEGNGNAKVVKKMTKNLDYYLSACQLGITVTSLGLGWLGEPTFDKLLHPLFELLHLPQAITTTISFVLAFIIVTYLHVVLGELAPKTLAIQHTERLALLYSRPLYYFGFVMKPLIWLMNGSARLIIRIFGVDPDANNDAMSEEEIKIIINNSYNGGEINQTELAYMQNIFSFDERHAKDIMVPRTQMITLNEPFNVDELLDTIKEHQFTRYPITEDGDKDHIKGFINVKEFLTEYASGKQIKVSNYIHDLPMISETTQISDALIRMQREHVHISLIIDEYGGTAGILTMEDILEEIVGEIRDEFDDDEVNDIVKLSDDKYQINGRVLLDDLNEQFGIEFEDSEDIDTIGGWLQAHNTNLQQNDYVDTEHDRWVISEIDNHQIIHVILKYEFNDTRPTPEEDEEDESND
- a CDS encoding aldo/keto reductase, yielding MIEDIYYLNNGYPMPKVGLGVYKISETEMETAVMHALEVGYRAFDTAYFYNNEQALGQVLSKSDVSRDDLFITSKLWNDYQGYDQTIEYFNKTLNNLDTDYLDLFLIHWPCEEDGLFIESYKAMEQLYKEGKVRAIGVCNFKQHHLEQLMDETEIVPAVNQIEFHPYFNQYKLQKFCDKHDIAVTAWMPLMRNQGLLDDPLITDLAKRYDKTPAQIVLRWHLAHNRIVIPKSKTPERIEENYNIFDFNLELTDIAEIDSLDRGARQGKDPDEVRIGTLK
- a CDS encoding glycosyltransferase family 2 protein — encoded protein: MQLRVIIPCYNEGEVILKTYQRLTEILSEDSQQHHYNYDLLFIDDGSSDNTINYIQDVANKDQHVKFISFSRNFGKESAMIAGYQHSSHCDAVVMIDADLQHPPELIPQMIEGYMDGYDQVIAKRDRTGEKKSRKLLTRIYYRAINYFVEDIRLEDGIGDFRLLSKRAVNSLTDLDECTRFSKGLYAWIGYNTKVFTYENVEREDGDSKWSFGKLLNYGIDGLISFNTKPLRMMIYLGMFVSFISLLYIVFILAGIILHGVKTPGYFSTIAAILMLGGIQLISIGVIGEYIGRIYYEVKKRPKYIVEASNLNKQSYQQSRDERERDYHTSITNINQKYYQHEIKQQPVEEKKLVNHK
- a CDS encoding GlsB/YeaQ/YmgE family stress response membrane protein; protein product: MGFILMLIIGGLIGWIAGAILGKDIPGGIIGNIIAGIIGSIIGSKLFGQWGWEIGRIHVFPALIGTIILVALVSLVFGLIHKKK